In one window of Campylobacter hepaticus DNA:
- the galE gene encoding UDP-glucose 4-epimerase GalE, protein MKILISGGAGYIGSHTLRQFLKTDYEISVLDNLSKGSKIAIEDLKSIRHFDFFEQDLSDFKSIKTLFEREKFDTVVHFAASIEVFESMQNPLKYYMNNTANTSNLIQTCIQTGVKNFIFSSTAATYGEPQSSVVSETSALMPINPYGRSKLMSEDILRDASMAHPEFKYCILRYFNVAGACMDYKLGQRYEKATLLIKVAAECAAKKRDKIFIFGNDYDTKDGTCIRDFIHVDDISSAHLAALEYLKDHESNIFNVAYGHGFSVKEVIETMKKVSGVDFKVEFAPRRAGDPSVLIADASKIRSLTSWQPKYDDLELICKSAFEWEKQC, encoded by the coding sequence ATCTTTCTAAAGGATCTAAAATTGCAATAGAGGATTTAAAAAGTATACGTCATTTTGATTTTTTTGAACAAGATTTAAGTGATTTTAAAAGTATAAAAACTCTTTTTGAAAGGGAAAAATTTGACACTGTTGTTCATTTTGCTGCTAGTATCGAAGTTTTTGAGAGCATGCAAAATCCTTTAAAATATTATATGAATAATACTGCAAATACAAGTAATTTAATACAAACTTGTATACAAACAGGGGTGAAGAATTTTATATTTTCTTCAACAGCAGCTACTTATGGAGAGCCTCAAAGTTCTGTTGTAAGTGAAACAAGTGCTTTGATGCCTATTAATCCTTATGGGCGTAGTAAGTTAATGAGTGAAGATATTTTACGCGATGCAAGCATGGCACATCCTGAGTTTAAATATTGTATTTTAAGATATTTTAATGTTGCAGGTGCTTGTATGGATTATAAATTAGGTCAACGTTATGAAAAGGCAACCTTGCTTATAAAAGTTGCAGCTGAATGTGCTGCGAAAAAACGAGATAAAATTTTTATTTTTGGAAATGATTACGATACAAAAGATGGTACTTGTATTAGAGATTTTATTCATGTTGATGATATTTCTAGTGCACATTTAGCAGCTTTAGAATATTTAAAAGATCATGAAAGTAATATTTTTAATGTAGCTTATGGACATGGTTTTAGTGTGAAAGAAGTTATTGAGACTATGAAAAAGGTTAGTGGGGTTGATTTTAAAGTTGAGTTTGCCCCACGTCGCGCTGGAGATCCTAGTGTATTGATTGCTGATGCAAGTAAAATAAGAAGTCTTACTTCTTGGCAGCCAAAATATGATGATTTAGAGCTTATTTGTAAGTCTGCTTTTGAATGGGAAAAACAGTGTTAA
- a CDS encoding ABC transporter ATP-binding protein gives MLRKLFFILNKEDKKFLFFLLIFSVFISFIETFSISLVMPFIALASDFSYFDKNDYLIRIKEYLNIPIFEIVVYFGIGLIIFYLFRSLLNAYYFYLLAKFSKGRYHVIAYKVFSRFLNINYEKFSAKNQSEVLKSITGEVYNLSTMISSFLLLMSEIFVVFLLYSLMLFVNYKITLLLSVFMIFNAFILVKILSPIIKKAGNKREESMKNFFEILNTNLNNFKFIKLKTKEEGVLSLFKKQSEVFSRANIINESIGAIPRIYLEGMGFCVLVFIVVFLVLKNEGDISGILSTISIFVLALYRLMPSANRIITSYHDLLYYYPSLNIIYQNLQQEEENLGEEKIDFNKELKIDNLSFAYEGKKYLFKNLNLKIKKGEKIAFVGESGCGKSTLVDLIIGLLKPKEGQIFIDDQELSAKNVKNYRQKIGYIPQNIYLFNDSIAKNITFGDKIDEKRLYEVIKQANLEDFIKSLEQGVYTKVGDGGNNLSGGQKQRIAIARALYLKPEILVLDEATSALDIQSEAKIMDELYKISKDKTMIVIAHRLSTIKECDRIYCLDQGELKEGK, from the coding sequence GTGTTAAGAAAACTTTTTTTTATTTTAAATAAAGAGGATAAAAAATTTTTATTTTTTTTACTTATTTTTTCAGTATTTATTTCTTTTATAGAAACTTTTTCAATTTCTTTGGTAATGCCTTTTATTGCTTTAGCGAGTGATTTTTCTTATTTTGATAAAAATGATTATCTTATTAGGATAAAAGAGTATTTAAATATCCCTATTTTTGAAATTGTTGTTTATTTTGGTATAGGATTGATTATCTTTTACCTTTTTAGATCTTTATTAAATGCTTATTATTTTTATCTTTTGGCAAAATTTTCTAAAGGGCGTTATCATGTTATAGCTTATAAGGTTTTTTCTAGATTTTTAAACATTAATTATGAAAAATTTAGTGCAAAAAATCAATCTGAAGTTTTAAAATCTATAACAGGTGAGGTTTATAATCTAAGTACTATGATTTCATCCTTTTTATTATTAATGAGTGAAATTTTTGTAGTATTTTTACTTTATTCTTTAATGCTTTTTGTTAATTATAAGATCACTTTATTGTTGAGTGTGTTTATGATATTTAATGCTTTTATTTTAGTTAAAATTTTAAGTCCTATTATTAAAAAAGCTGGAAATAAACGTGAAGAATCTATGAAAAATTTTTTTGAAATTTTAAATACTAATTTGAATAATTTTAAATTTATTAAACTTAAAACCAAAGAAGAAGGAGTGTTAAGCCTTTTTAAAAAACAAAGTGAAGTTTTTTCTAGGGCAAATATTATTAATGAAAGTATAGGAGCTATTCCTAGGATTTATCTTGAAGGCATGGGCTTTTGTGTTTTGGTTTTTATTGTGGTTTTTTTGGTTTTAAAAAATGAGGGTGATATTTCTGGAATTTTATCTACAATTTCTATTTTTGTTTTAGCTCTTTATCGTTTAATGCCAAGTGCTAATCGCATTATTACAAGTTATCATGATTTATTGTATTATTATCCTTCTTTAAATATTATTTATCAAAATTTGCAACAAGAAGAAGAAAATTTAGGGGAAGAAAAGATTGATTTTAATAAAGAGTTAAAAATTGATAATCTTAGTTTTGCTTATGAGGGTAAAAAATATTTATTTAAAAATTTAAATTTAAAGATTAAAAAAGGTGAAAAAATTGCTTTTGTTGGAGAAAGTGGCTGTGGAAAAAGTACTTTAGTAGATCTTATTATTGGACTTTTAAAACCTAAAGAAGGACAAATTTTCATTGATGATCAAGAATTAAGTGCAAAAAATGTTAAAAATTATCGTCAAAAAATAGGTTATATTCCTCAAAATATTTATCTTTTTAATGATAGTATTGCTAAAAATATTACTTTTGGAGATAAAATTGATGAAAAAAGACTTTATGAGGTTATTAAACAAGCTAATTTAGAAGATTTTATCAAAAGTCTAGAACAAGGGGTATATACTAAAGTAGGTGATGGGGGTAATAATTTAAGTGGGGGACAAAAACAACGCATTGCTATAGCAAGGGCTTTGTATTTAAAACCTGAAATTTTGGTCCTTGATGAAGCAACTTCAGCACTTGATATTCAAAGTGAAGCAAAAATTATGGATGAGCTTTATAAAATTTCAAAAGATAAAACTATGATAGTTATCGCTCACCGTCTTTCGACAATAAAAGAATGTGATAGGATTTATTGTTTGGATCAAGGTGAACTTAAAGAGGGGAAATAG